Proteins from a genomic interval of Micromonospora sp. NBC_00389:
- a CDS encoding uridine kinase, with product MKDTPAPVRHSVSTWQQPLPPPASATRTALVDDLTNRILASGPARLRVGVDGLTAAGKTSLGHELAQRVAAAGRPVLRASLDDFKRPWSERHQYDRTSGPGYYRNAFDLPAIRTLLLEPAGPAGSGACVLCLRDPLTQRAHTDIVTPASPDAVLIVDGVFAFRPELDDLWDYRIWVEVAAELSVRRGVARDGDREGVAAAEALHRDRYLAAQRVYLAEADPLSRVDAIVDNTDFARPRLLPR from the coding sequence ATGAAAGACACGCCCGCCCCGGTGCGCCATTCGGTCTCCACCTGGCAGCAGCCCCTGCCTCCGCCCGCGTCGGCCACCCGGACCGCGCTGGTCGACGATTTGACCAACCGGATCCTCGCCAGTGGACCCGCCCGCCTCCGAGTCGGCGTCGACGGCCTGACCGCCGCCGGCAAGACCAGCCTCGGCCACGAACTGGCCCAGCGCGTCGCCGCCGCTGGTCGGCCGGTGCTGCGCGCCAGCCTGGACGACTTCAAACGCCCCTGGTCGGAGCGGCACCAGTACGACCGGACCTCCGGGCCCGGCTACTACCGCAACGCCTTCGACCTGCCGGCGATCCGCACCCTGCTGCTGGAACCGGCCGGGCCGGCCGGATCCGGGGCCTGCGTGCTCTGCCTGCGCGACCCGCTCACCCAGCGCGCGCACACCGACATCGTCACCCCCGCCTCGCCGGACGCGGTGCTCATCGTGGACGGTGTGTTCGCGTTCCGCCCCGAGCTGGACGACCTCTGGGACTACCGGATCTGGGTGGAGGTCGCGGCCGAGCTGTCGGTGCGGCGCGGGGTGGCCCGCGACGGCGACCGAGAAGGCGTCGCGGCGGCCGAAGCACTGCACCGGGACCGCTACCTCGCCGCCCAGCGCGTCTACCTGGCCGAGGCGGACCCGCTGTCCCGGGTGGACGCGATTGTCGACAACACCGACTTCGCCCGGCCCCGACTGCTCCCGCGCTGA
- a CDS encoding class I SAM-dependent methyltransferase, which translates to MDEDESADRLAAESLAAGDPTGWFERLYTEAERGEAVVPWDRDAPHSLLTEWTVERGLTGTGRRAVVVGCGYGRDAEHVAGLGFDTVAFDISPTAVAGARGRHPASAVDYRPADLLDPPPAWRRSFDLVVESMTVQALPAQIRAGAVGAVGELVAPGGTLLVIAAGRADDEPTPAGPPWPLTRAEIDTFAGVGLAPVRVEEIQDQSGVRRWRAEFRRGPIR; encoded by the coding sequence ATGGACGAGGACGAGTCGGCAGACCGGCTGGCGGCCGAGTCGCTGGCGGCGGGTGATCCGACCGGCTGGTTCGAGCGGCTCTACACCGAGGCCGAGCGCGGCGAGGCGGTCGTCCCGTGGGACCGGGACGCCCCGCACAGCCTGCTCACCGAGTGGACCGTCGAGCGGGGTCTGACCGGCACCGGCCGTCGGGCGGTCGTGGTCGGCTGCGGCTACGGCCGCGACGCCGAGCACGTCGCCGGTTTGGGCTTCGACACGGTGGCCTTCGACATCTCCCCCACCGCGGTGGCCGGCGCCCGTGGACGGCACCCCGCCTCGGCGGTCGACTACCGTCCCGCCGACCTGCTGGACCCGCCACCGGCCTGGCGACGGTCGTTCGACCTGGTGGTGGAGAGCATGACCGTGCAGGCGCTGCCGGCGCAGATCCGGGCCGGCGCGGTCGGCGCGGTGGGCGAGTTGGTCGCGCCGGGCGGCACGCTGCTGGTCATCGCCGCCGGCCGGGCCGACGACGAACCCACGCCGGCCGGGCCGCCGTGGCCGTTGACCCGTGCCGAGATCGACACGTTCGCGGGCGTCGGGCTCGCGCCGGTGCGGGTGGAAGAGATCCAGGACCAGAGCGGGGTACGCCGCTGGCGCGCCGAGTTCCGTCGCGGGCCGATCCGGTGA
- a CDS encoding DNA gyrase/topoisomerase IV subunit B: MTAEPDTLYGADDLTHLEGLDAVRKRPGMYIGSTDSRGVGHLVNEILDNSTDEGVAGHAANVEVILHADGSVQVDDDGRGIPTDVHAKSGISGVELVLTRLHAGGKFGGSGYKTSGGLHGVGASAVNALSRRFDVTVRRAGKIHSMSFRHGVPGIFDGDGPDAPFTAGPGLQVVGAMKRRQSTGTSIRWWHDARYFETGAALDVDAVRMKLRNTAFLVPGVLYVLRDLTGEEPVEEKFHYPNGLSDMVDFLAPAGDRPVSGTLLVTGEGTYRENAADANGVMQSNVQRRAEVEVAFRWGTGYERTVECFTNTIRNAHGGTHRKGFERALVRTLADAVRNTRGLLKAKEEPPTLDDVLEGMTAVVHVRIPEPQFTSQTKDELSTTGITKVIQTQVDAHIKAWLEDRRTKAEARTVLQKIVDAARVRLTQKQQKDAARRKTALEGASMPPKLVDCRATGVERSELFIVEGDSALGTSRMARSSEYQALLPIRGKILNVQKANLQQVLDNAECAAIVQVLGAGSGRTFDLSALRYGRVMIMADADVDGAHIRTLLITLFARYMRPLIEAGRLYAAMPPLHKITTKGRNPQTVYTYTQAEMVATVRKLEKAGKQIVTPIPRFKGLGEMDADELWDTTMNPATRAVRRITIEDVDAAERILELLMGEKVEPRRNWLIDSADRVDREAIDA, encoded by the coding sequence TTGACCGCAGAGCCTGACACCCTGTACGGGGCCGACGACCTCACTCACCTTGAGGGGCTGGACGCTGTCCGCAAGCGGCCCGGCATGTACATCGGTTCCACCGACAGCCGTGGCGTGGGTCACCTCGTCAACGAGATCCTCGACAACTCCACCGACGAGGGTGTCGCCGGTCACGCCGCCAACGTCGAGGTGATCCTGCACGCCGACGGCTCGGTGCAGGTCGACGACGACGGCCGGGGCATTCCGACCGACGTGCACGCCAAGTCCGGCATCTCCGGCGTCGAGCTGGTGCTCACCCGGCTGCACGCGGGCGGCAAGTTCGGCGGCTCCGGCTACAAGACCTCCGGCGGCCTGCACGGCGTCGGCGCCTCCGCGGTCAACGCGCTGTCCCGCCGGTTCGACGTGACCGTCCGCCGCGCCGGCAAGATCCACTCGATGTCCTTCCGCCACGGCGTGCCGGGGATCTTCGACGGCGACGGGCCGGACGCGCCGTTCACCGCCGGCCCCGGGCTCCAGGTGGTCGGGGCCATGAAGCGCAGGCAGTCCACCGGCACCTCGATCCGCTGGTGGCACGACGCCCGCTACTTCGAGACCGGCGCGGCGCTCGACGTCGACGCGGTCCGGATGAAGCTGCGCAACACCGCCTTCCTGGTCCCCGGTGTGCTGTACGTGCTGCGCGACCTGACCGGCGAGGAGCCCGTCGAGGAGAAGTTCCACTACCCCAACGGGCTCAGCGACATGGTGGACTTCCTCGCCCCGGCCGGCGACCGGCCGGTCTCCGGCACGCTGCTGGTCACCGGCGAGGGGACGTACCGGGAGAATGCCGCCGACGCCAACGGCGTCATGCAGTCCAACGTGCAGCGCCGCGCCGAGGTCGAGGTGGCGTTCCGTTGGGGTACCGGCTACGAGCGCACCGTCGAGTGCTTCACCAACACCATCCGCAACGCGCACGGCGGCACCCACCGCAAGGGCTTCGAGCGGGCCCTGGTCCGCACCCTCGCCGACGCGGTGCGCAACACCCGCGGCCTGCTCAAGGCCAAGGAGGAGCCGCCCACCCTGGACGACGTCCTGGAGGGGATGACCGCGGTCGTGCACGTGCGGATCCCCGAGCCGCAGTTCACCTCGCAGACCAAGGACGAGCTCTCCACCACCGGCATCACCAAGGTGATCCAGACCCAGGTCGACGCGCACATCAAGGCGTGGCTGGAGGACCGTCGCACCAAGGCCGAGGCGCGCACCGTTCTGCAGAAGATCGTCGACGCGGCACGGGTGCGGCTCACCCAGAAGCAGCAGAAGGACGCCGCCCGGCGCAAGACCGCCCTGGAGGGCGCGTCGATGCCGCCGAAGCTGGTCGACTGCCGCGCCACCGGCGTGGAACGGAGTGAGCTGTTCATCGTCGAGGGCGACAGCGCCCTCGGGACGAGCCGCATGGCCCGCTCCTCGGAGTACCAGGCGTTGCTGCCGATCCGGGGCAAGATCCTCAACGTGCAGAAGGCCAACCTCCAGCAGGTTCTGGACAATGCCGAGTGCGCCGCGATCGTCCAGGTCCTCGGTGCCGGCTCGGGGCGTACGTTCGACCTCTCCGCGCTGCGCTACGGCCGGGTGATGATCATGGCCGACGCCGACGTGGACGGCGCGCACATCCGCACGCTGCTCATCACCCTCTTCGCCCGGTACATGCGCCCGCTGATCGAGGCCGGCCGGCTCTACGCCGCGATGCCGCCCCTGCACAAGATCACGACCAAGGGGCGCAACCCGCAGACCGTCTACACCTACACCCAGGCCGAGATGGTGGCGACGGTCCGCAAGCTGGAGAAGGCCGGCAAGCAGATCGTCACCCCCATCCCACGGTTCAAGGGCCTCGGTGAGATGGACGCCGACGAGCTGTGGGACACCACGATGAACCCGGCCACCCGCGCCGTCCGCCGGATCACCATCGAGGACGTCGACGCCGCCGAACGCATCCTCGAACTGCTGATGGGCGAGAAGGTCGAGCCGCGCCGCAACTGGCTGATCGACTCCGCCGACCGGGTCGACCGGGAAGCGATCGACGCATGA
- a CDS encoding DNA topoisomerase (ATP-hydrolyzing), producing MAEFTAAHQGGGWFRDADGRAFRDSLSAGDGPKVRYGKDRNGVPLADRSFQLERAVRDGWIRKLHRLGSPLAPRLDALVGGSFLRVTSVEPVSPDVTYDIQVGSDEHAFVAEGFVVHNCMGKYHPHGDTAIYDAMVRLAQDFSLNVPLIDGHGNFGSPDDGPAAARYTEARMSREAMLLVGELGEDTVDVEPNYDGSLTQPTVLPAAFPNLLVNGASGIAVGMATNMIPHNLAEVVSAARWLINHPDATLDRLMEFVPGPDLPTGGVLLGLDEVRRAYETGRGVVRMRGKVEIGPIEGSRGRQAITVVELPYGVGAEKVIAAITNEVTKTKRLTGIADVKDLTDRESGTRLVVECKVGVNPQALLADLYRLTPLEQSFGVNNLVLVDGQPRTLGLKALLEVFLAHRYEVVTRRSSYRRRKRQERLHLVDGLLIALLDIDRVVRLIRGSDDAQAAKDGLMSQFGLSDIQATYILDTPLRRLTKYDRIELEAEQERLRTEIAELSTILDDDKVLKKLVSDELAAVVKQFGSERRTTLVDGDLKEVLAASAPAGPLEVADDPCQVILSATGLVARTAAESEESAEGRRRNGRVKHDTVRAIAHSTARGRVLLVTSAGRAFKVDVLPLPVLPEQAGTVSLRGGMSAAELVPLEPGETVVGLAPLGGSAEGSPGLALGTRQGMVKICAPEWPVRSDEFEVIGLRDGDEVVGATWLADGAETLTFITSEASLLRFAAGLVRPQGLKGGGMAGINLPAGVQVAFFGAVRTDDPGHGEPMVVTSTGATVKVTPFKAYPAKGRATGGVRAHRFLKGETDVAVAWVGPRPVGATGTGDPVELPAADPRRDGSGFAVMLGPTVVGHLIERD from the coding sequence ATGGCGGAATTCACGGCGGCGCATCAGGGCGGCGGTTGGTTCCGAGATGCGGATGGACGGGCGTTCCGCGACTCGCTCTCGGCGGGCGACGGGCCGAAGGTGCGTTACGGCAAGGACCGCAATGGTGTCCCCCTCGCAGACCGGTCGTTCCAACTGGAGCGCGCGGTACGAGACGGTTGGATCCGCAAGCTTCACCGCCTCGGCTCACCACTCGCTCCTCGGCTGGACGCGTTGGTCGGTGGTTCTTTCCTCCGGGTCACGTCGGTGGAGCCGGTGTCACCTGATGTCACGTACGACATTCAGGTCGGCAGCGACGAGCACGCCTTCGTCGCCGAGGGCTTTGTCGTTCACAACTGCATGGGTAAGTACCACCCGCACGGCGACACGGCGATCTACGACGCGATGGTCCGCCTCGCGCAGGACTTCTCGCTCAACGTGCCGCTGATCGACGGCCACGGCAACTTCGGTTCCCCGGACGACGGTCCGGCCGCCGCCCGCTACACCGAGGCGCGGATGTCCCGCGAGGCGATGCTGCTCGTCGGTGAGCTGGGCGAGGACACCGTCGACGTCGAGCCCAACTACGACGGGTCGCTGACCCAGCCGACCGTGCTGCCTGCGGCCTTCCCCAACCTGCTGGTCAACGGTGCGTCCGGGATCGCGGTCGGGATGGCCACCAACATGATCCCGCACAACCTCGCCGAGGTGGTCTCCGCTGCCCGTTGGTTGATCAACCACCCGGACGCCACGCTGGACCGGCTCATGGAGTTCGTCCCGGGCCCGGACCTGCCCACCGGTGGAGTGCTGCTCGGCCTCGACGAGGTGCGCCGGGCGTACGAGACCGGGCGCGGCGTGGTGCGGATGCGCGGCAAGGTCGAGATCGGCCCGATCGAGGGCAGCCGGGGCCGCCAGGCGATCACGGTGGTCGAGCTGCCGTACGGCGTCGGCGCGGAGAAGGTCATCGCGGCGATCACCAACGAGGTCACCAAGACCAAGCGGCTGACCGGTATTGCCGACGTCAAGGACCTCACCGACCGCGAGAGCGGCACTCGGCTGGTAGTCGAGTGCAAGGTCGGGGTCAACCCGCAGGCCCTGCTCGCCGACCTCTACCGGTTGACCCCGCTGGAGCAGTCCTTCGGCGTCAACAACCTGGTGCTGGTTGACGGGCAACCGCGCACCCTCGGGCTGAAGGCGCTGCTGGAGGTCTTCCTGGCCCACCGGTACGAGGTGGTCACCCGGCGCAGCTCGTACCGCCGCCGCAAGCGCCAGGAGCGGCTGCACCTGGTCGACGGCCTGCTGATCGCACTGCTGGACATCGATCGGGTGGTCCGGCTGATCCGGGGCAGCGACGACGCGCAGGCCGCCAAGGACGGGCTGATGAGCCAGTTCGGCCTCTCCGACATCCAGGCCACCTACATCCTGGACACCCCGCTGCGCCGCTTGACCAAGTACGACCGGATCGAGCTCGAGGCCGAGCAGGAGCGGCTGCGCACCGAGATCGCCGAGCTGTCCACGATCCTCGACGACGACAAGGTGCTCAAGAAGCTGGTTTCCGACGAGCTGGCGGCCGTGGTCAAGCAGTTCGGCAGCGAACGGCGCACCACGCTGGTCGACGGCGACCTCAAGGAGGTGCTGGCCGCGTCCGCGCCGGCTGGTCCGCTGGAGGTCGCCGACGACCCGTGCCAGGTGATCCTCTCCGCGACGGGGCTGGTCGCCCGCACCGCGGCCGAGTCGGAGGAGAGCGCCGAGGGGCGCCGGCGCAACGGCCGGGTCAAGCACGACACGGTACGCGCGATCGCGCACTCCACCGCGCGTGGTCGGGTGTTGCTGGTGACTAGTGCCGGTCGGGCCTTCAAGGTCGACGTACTGCCGCTGCCGGTGCTGCCCGAGCAGGCCGGCACGGTGTCGCTGCGCGGCGGCATGTCCGCCGCCGAGTTGGTGCCGTTGGAGCCGGGGGAGACGGTGGTCGGCCTGGCCCCGCTCGGCGGGTCGGCGGAGGGTTCGCCGGGGCTGGCGCTGGGCACGCGGCAGGGCATGGTGAAGATCTGCGCGCCGGAGTGGCCGGTGCGCTCCGACGAGTTCGAGGTGATTGGCCTGCGCGACGGCGACGAGGTGGTCGGGGCGACCTGGCTGGCTGACGGCGCCGAGACGCTGACCTTCATCACCTCGGAGGCGTCGCTGCTGCGCTTCGCCGCCGGGCTGGTCCGCCCGCAGGGCCTCAAGGGTGGCGGCATGGCTGGCATCAACCTGCCCGCCGGGGTGCAGGTGGCCTTCTTCGGCGCGGTGCGCACCGACGACCCGGGGCACGGTGAGCCGATGGTGGTCACCTCCACCGGGGCGACGGTCAAGGTGACGCCGTTCAAGGCGTACCCGGCGAAGGGCCGGGCGACCGGCGGGGTGCGTGCGCACCGCTTCCTCAAGGGTGAGACGGACGTGGCGGTCGCCTGGGTGGGGCCGCGCCCGGTCGGCGCCACCGGTACCGGCGACCCGGTCGAGTTGCCCGCGGCGGACCCGCGCCGCGACGGCTCCGGCTTCGCCGTCATGCTCGGCCCAACGGTGGTAGGCCACCTCATCGAACGCGACTAA
- a CDS encoding TrmH family RNA methyltransferase, which translates to MSAAIRVRPPRELRAARRPRPHRCWGHLIAAPLWPLHGANLGTLLRTCDAVGACLAVPPFRWVDEAVARGNTLRRPGCVHRVGSPLRWLAAERAAGARILGVELADEAVRLGDLPAARGRTVVLLGHEATGIPPEALDHLDAAVEIPMVGHGHSLNVAVAGSLVLYKLAGLL; encoded by the coding sequence GTGAGCGCCGCCATCCGGGTCCGGCCGCCGCGCGAGCTGCGCGCCGCTCGCCGGCCCCGGCCGCACCGCTGTTGGGGTCACCTGATCGCCGCCCCGCTCTGGCCGCTGCACGGCGCGAACCTGGGTACCCTGCTGCGCACCTGCGACGCGGTCGGTGCCTGCCTCGCCGTGCCGCCGTTCCGCTGGGTGGACGAGGCCGTGGCCCGGGGCAACACGCTGCGCAGGCCGGGCTGCGTCCACCGGGTCGGCAGTCCGCTGCGCTGGCTGGCTGCCGAACGGGCCGCCGGTGCCCGGATCCTCGGGGTGGAGTTGGCCGACGAGGCCGTCCGGCTCGGTGATCTGCCCGCCGCTCGGGGCCGCACCGTGGTGCTGCTCGGGCACGAGGCGACCGGCATCCCGCCCGAGGCGCTCGACCACCTGGACGCGGCCGTGGAGATTCCCATGGTCGGGCACGGCCACAGCCTGAACGTCGCCGTCGCCGGCTCGCTGGTCCTCTACAAACTCGCCGGCCTCCTCTAG
- a CDS encoding alpha-ketoglutarate-dependent dioxygenase AlkB, whose translation MTQAAYQPSMLDLTDTGPTLGPLPGQIRRHHLSRGAWVDHLPGWVQGSDAVLDTLLTEVPWRAERRTMYDSEVDVPRLLCWYDGDRQLPHPVLTTARAELTRHYAPELGEPFVTAGMCLYRSGRDSVAWHGDTIGRSAHTDTIVAIVSFGAPRPLLLRPRGGGDSLRFPVGHGDLIVMGGSCQRTWEHAIPKTTRPVGPRVSVQFRPINVA comes from the coding sequence ATGACGCAGGCCGCCTACCAGCCGTCGATGCTCGACCTGACCGACACCGGGCCGACCCTGGGTCCGCTGCCCGGCCAGATCCGCCGGCACCACCTCAGCCGGGGCGCCTGGGTCGACCACCTCCCCGGCTGGGTGCAGGGCTCCGACGCGGTCCTCGACACCCTGCTCACCGAAGTCCCCTGGCGGGCCGAGCGGCGCACCATGTACGACAGCGAGGTCGACGTGCCCCGCCTGCTCTGCTGGTACGACGGCGACCGGCAACTGCCGCATCCGGTGCTCACCACGGCACGGGCGGAGCTGACCCGGCACTACGCCCCCGAGCTGGGCGAGCCGTTCGTCACCGCCGGCATGTGCCTCTACCGCTCAGGGCGGGACAGCGTGGCCTGGCACGGCGACACCATCGGCCGGTCGGCGCACACCGACACCATCGTCGCGATCGTCTCCTTCGGCGCGCCCCGGCCGCTGCTGCTGCGACCTCGCGGCGGCGGCGACAGCCTGCGCTTTCCGGTGGGCCACGGCGACCTGATCGTGATGGGCGGCTCCTGCCAACGCACCTGGGAACACGCCATCCCGAAGACCACCCGCCCGGTCGGCCCCCGGGTCAGCGTCCAGTTCCGCCCCATCAACGTCGCCTGA
- a CDS encoding PseG/SpsG family protein, with the protein MSTLRVGLRCDAGPRRGVGHLVRCLALAEEFLARGAHVAVFGAVERLDWATAELAARGIPLHPGPDSPAELVEAARRHELDVLVLDSYELDPAGAGALRAAGVFTLAVIDGDSRGQDADLYLDQNFGAQAPALPGRLLAGSGYALLRDSVVTARPPAPRPATEVSRPRVLAFFGGTDAVGAAPVLTRVLVATGHPMDLTVVVGRPEIEAELEEITPGRGQIIRPVPPTGSLPTLITDADLVVSAAGTSTWELCCLGAPAALVCVVDNQRESYARVVRHGLAAGLGELPELTGTGVAGRAARATAARTLHGLLSSPHRRTALAARAWSTVDGRGRARVVDAVFDAVSPAAVTG; encoded by the coding sequence CTGAGCACGCTACGGGTCGGACTGCGCTGCGACGCCGGGCCGCGACGCGGCGTCGGCCACCTCGTCCGCTGCCTGGCGCTCGCCGAGGAGTTCCTGGCCCGGGGCGCCCACGTCGCGGTGTTCGGCGCGGTCGAGCGGCTCGACTGGGCCACCGCGGAACTGGCCGCGCGGGGCATCCCCCTGCACCCGGGCCCTGACTCGCCGGCCGAGCTGGTCGAGGCGGCCCGCCGGCACGAGCTGGACGTGCTGGTTCTCGACTCCTACGAGCTGGACCCGGCCGGAGCGGGCGCGCTACGCGCCGCCGGCGTGTTCACCCTCGCCGTGATCGACGGGGACAGCCGGGGCCAGGACGCGGACCTCTACCTCGATCAGAACTTCGGGGCGCAGGCCCCCGCGCTGCCCGGACGGCTGCTCGCCGGCAGCGGGTACGCCCTGCTGCGCGACTCGGTGGTGACCGCCCGACCGCCGGCACCACGGCCCGCCACGGAGGTCAGCCGACCCCGGGTGCTGGCCTTCTTCGGCGGCACGGACGCGGTCGGCGCGGCCCCGGTGCTGACCCGGGTACTGGTGGCCACCGGCCATCCGATGGACCTCACGGTCGTCGTCGGCCGACCCGAGATCGAGGCGGAGCTGGAGGAGATCACCCCCGGACGCGGGCAGATCATCCGACCGGTCCCACCCACCGGCTCACTGCCGACGCTGATCACCGACGCCGACCTGGTGGTCAGCGCCGCCGGCACGTCCACCTGGGAACTCTGCTGCCTCGGCGCACCCGCCGCGCTGGTCTGCGTGGTCGACAACCAGCGCGAGTCGTACGCCCGGGTGGTGCGGCACGGCCTGGCCGCCGGTCTCGGCGAGCTGCCCGAGCTGACCGGCACCGGGGTCGCCGGACGGGCCGCCCGCGCGACGGCGGCGCGCACCCTGCACGGGTTGCTCAGCTCGCCGCACCGACGCACGGCGCTCGCCGCTCGGGCCTGGTCCACGGTCGACGGGCGGGGACGGGCGCGGGTCGTGGACGCGGTGTTCGACGCCGTCAGCCCAGCCGCCGTCACTGGCTGA
- a CDS encoding glycosyltransferase family protein gives MVGIVQARMGSSRLPGKVLRPLAGRSVLGRVVRAARDSGVLADLVVATSTDPVDDAVVAESARLGVPCHRGPVDDVLDRFVGALAAHPGDAVMRFTADCPLLDPEIITLVASVYRAVPGLDYASTSIARTLPRGLDVEIIRAETLRTLDRLATGHHRVHVTSYAYTHPELFRVLGVTLTPDRSALRLTLDTEQDWALVNAVIDHFGDVSVPLAKLADWLDGQPRLRALNADVRQKRLEES, from the coding sequence ATCGTCGGGATCGTGCAGGCCCGGATGGGGTCGTCCCGACTGCCCGGCAAGGTGCTCCGCCCGCTCGCCGGGCGTTCCGTACTGGGCCGGGTGGTGCGCGCCGCCCGGGACAGCGGCGTCCTGGCCGACCTGGTGGTCGCCACCAGCACCGACCCGGTCGACGACGCGGTGGTGGCCGAGTCCGCGCGACTGGGCGTGCCCTGTCACCGCGGGCCGGTCGACGACGTGCTGGACCGCTTCGTGGGCGCGCTGGCGGCGCACCCGGGCGATGCGGTCATGCGGTTCACCGCCGACTGCCCGCTGCTCGACCCGGAGATCATCACGCTGGTCGCCTCGGTGTACCGCGCGGTGCCCGGGCTGGACTACGCGAGCACGTCGATCGCCCGCACCCTGCCCCGCGGGCTGGACGTCGAGATCATCCGGGCGGAGACGCTGCGTACCCTGGACCGGCTCGCCACCGGTCACCACCGGGTGCACGTGACCTCGTACGCGTACACCCATCCGGAGCTGTTCCGGGTCCTCGGGGTGACGCTCACCCCGGACCGCTCGGCGCTGCGGTTGACCCTCGACACCGAGCAGGACTGGGCGTTGGTGAACGCGGTGATCGACCATTTCGGCGACGTCAGCGTGCCGCTGGCCAAGCTCGCCGACTGGCTCGACGGGCAGCCCCGGCTGCGCGCGCTCAACGCCGACGTACGGCAGAAGCGGCTGGAGGAGTCCTGA
- a CDS encoding class I SAM-dependent methyltransferase has product MTTETAPAGRITLPGGEMLAWSDLPKERLADGGPLAALAARIVPAGARVLLAGPHDPALLDRLAHAEVTCLLRSHPDAVALAQRAARVVVGGPAGLTDDETYDVVIAAAGLDPVESVEGTRFGWDGVLARLVAAVRPGGALLLRLDNPLGLHRLVATSPWYADRNDSAWVVGGVLDRAHPANREQLRERLTGAGLRPTACWAAYPTAGAATALLDADQLDRDAGSGLFDAVLHGACAGGFTTAPVLQDPARLAVDALHAGRAADLAPGWLMLARRPVRPDDPAAPTADGDLPAVLAQTGQPGIGVLEVFDGPSGWRWGFTAPASASVPAAAPFASREAAYRDPGALTGPVPSGRLLRTLLLDAALRRDLAMLRTLLHGYAGWLAGQADDDGRIAGAGALASTDNVVVAGERYAVLDPSWRATKALPRDVVLARGLWRFATGLLTGGYAHPWSSTLDVAGLTVVLGGLAGHDLTRETVAQAVDAEVAITAALHGLDTGNRGSLAAKLHAIESTDPPVGTRSYQQLREAWLRQREEISRLAALAKWTDEMLTSRERALRRAEATIGLLSGSLSYRVGRLAITPARLAKRGARAAKRRARSALAPKQEEQQ; this is encoded by the coding sequence GTGACGACTGAGACGGCACCCGCCGGCCGGATCACCCTGCCGGGCGGCGAGATGCTGGCCTGGTCCGACCTGCCGAAGGAGCGGTTGGCCGACGGGGGGCCGCTGGCCGCGCTGGCCGCCCGGATCGTGCCGGCCGGTGCCCGGGTCCTGCTGGCCGGGCCGCACGACCCGGCGCTGCTCGATCGGCTCGCCCACGCCGAGGTGACCTGCCTGCTGCGCAGCCACCCGGACGCGGTGGCGCTGGCCCAGCGGGCCGCCCGCGTGGTGGTGGGTGGCCCGGCCGGGCTGACCGACGACGAGACGTACGACGTGGTGATCGCCGCCGCCGGGCTCGACCCGGTGGAGTCGGTGGAGGGCACCCGGTTCGGCTGGGACGGGGTGCTGGCGCGCCTGGTCGCCGCGGTACGGCCGGGTGGCGCGCTGTTGCTGCGACTGGACAACCCGCTCGGGCTGCACCGGCTGGTCGCCACCTCCCCCTGGTACGCCGACCGGAACGACTCCGCCTGGGTGGTCGGCGGGGTCCTGGACCGGGCGCACCCCGCCAACCGGGAGCAGCTGCGCGAGCGGCTCACCGGGGCCGGACTGCGGCCGACCGCGTGCTGGGCCGCGTACCCCACCGCCGGCGCCGCCACGGCGCTGCTCGACGCCGACCAGCTCGACCGGGACGCCGGGTCGGGGCTGTTCGACGCCGTGCTGCACGGCGCCTGCGCGGGGGGTTTCACCACCGCGCCGGTGCTCCAGGACCCGGCCCGGCTGGCCGTGGACGCGCTGCACGCCGGGCGCGCCGCCGACCTCGCGCCGGGCTGGCTGATGCTGGCCCGGCGCCCCGTCCGGCCCGACGACCCGGCCGCGCCGACCGCTGACGGGGACCTGCCGGCGGTGCTGGCGCAGACCGGGCAGCCCGGGATCGGCGTGCTGGAAGTGTTCGACGGCCCGTCGGGCTGGCGGTGGGGGTTCACCGCGCCGGCCAGTGCGAGCGTGCCGGCCGCCGCGCCGTTCGCCAGCCGCGAGGCCGCGTACCGGGACCCCGGCGCGCTGACCGGGCCGGTGCCGTCCGGACGGCTGCTCCGCACCCTGCTGCTCGACGCGGCCCTGCGCCGCGACCTGGCAATGCTGCGCACGCTGCTGCACGGGTACGCGGGCTGGCTCGCCGGTCAGGCCGACGACGACGGCCGGATCGCCGGAGCGGGCGCGCTGGCCAGCACCGACAACGTGGTGGTCGCCGGGGAGCGCTACGCGGTACTCGACCCGAGCTGGCGGGCCACCAAAGCCCTGCCCCGCGACGTGGTGCTGGCCCGTGGGCTGTGGCGCTTCGCGACGGGCCTGCTCACCGGCGGGTACGCCCACCCCTGGTCGTCCACCCTCGACGTGGCGGGACTGACCGTGGTGCTCGGCGGGCTCGCCGGCCACGACCTGACCCGGGAGACCGTGGCGCAGGCGGTGGACGCCGAGGTGGCGATCACCGCGGCACTGCACGGGCTGGACACCGGCAACCGGGGCAGCCTCGCCGCCAAGCTGCACGCCATCGAGTCGACCGACCCGCCGGTCGGTACACGCAGCTACCAGCAGTTGCGGGAGGCGTGGCTGCGCCAACGCGAGGAGATCAGCCGACTCGCCGCACTGGCCAAGTGGACCGACGAGATGCTCACCTCGCGGGAACGGGCGCTGCGCCGGGCCGAGGCGACGATCGGTCTGCTCAGCGGTTCGCTCAGCTACCGGGTCGGCCGGCTCGCCATCACCCCGGCCCGGCTGGCCAAGCGGGGTGCCCGTGCCGCCAAACGCCGGGCCCGCTCGGCGCTCGCCCCGAAGCAGGAGGAGCAGCAGTGA